From the genome of Bacillota bacterium, one region includes:
- a CDS encoding sigma-70 family RNA polymerase sigma factor → MPGPSEPSLLDRAKSGDAGAREAFVRQNLGLVHCVVRRFCPRASPTEAEDVFQAGCLGLMKAIEGFEPSFGTQFSTYAVPTILGEIRRHLREGGPLKISRSVRDLTTRVRRVAAELMGKFGREPTVAEIGEALGENPEDIVAALESLNPVASLDAASTDREDDRTLGDKLSSPGAEDEEAFLDRVAVREALTRLPERQREIVYWRFFRDRSQQQVAALVGLSQAQVSRLERDAFRQMRQRLEA, encoded by the coding sequence ATGCCCGGCCCGTCTGAGCCGAGCCTCCTCGACCGGGCCAAGAGCGGCGACGCGGGGGCCCGGGAGGCCTTCGTCCGCCAGAACCTCGGACTGGTCCACTGCGTCGTCAGGAGGTTCTGCCCGCGGGCTTCCCCGACCGAGGCCGAAGACGTCTTCCAAGCCGGCTGCCTCGGGCTTATGAAGGCCATCGAAGGCTTCGAGCCCAGCTTCGGCACGCAGTTCTCGACCTACGCCGTGCCGACCATCCTCGGCGAGATCCGCCGTCACCTGCGCGAGGGCGGGCCGCTGAAGATCAGCCGCTCGGTGCGGGACCTGACGACGCGGGTCCGGCGGGTGGCGGCGGAACTGATGGGCAAGTTCGGGCGCGAGCCGACGGTCGCCGAGATCGGCGAGGCCTTGGGTGAGAACCCCGAGGACATCGTCGCCGCGCTGGAGAGCCTGAACCCGGTGGCTTCGCTGGACGCCGCTTCGACCGATCGGGAGGACGACCGGACCCTTGGGGACAAATTGAGCTCCCCGGGGGCCGAGGACGAAGAGGCCTTCCTCGACCGCGTCGCCGTCCGCGAGGCCCTGACCCGCCTGCCCGAGAGGCAGCGGGAGATCGTCTACTGGCGCTTCTTCCGCGATCGCAGCCAGCAACAAGTGGCCGCGCTGGTCGGGCTGTCGCAGGCGCAGGTGTCGCGGCTCGAGCGGGACGCCTTTCGACAGATGCGGCAGCGGCTCGAGGCCTGA
- a CDS encoding dodecin family protein, with the protein MTVVKVLELVGESKNSWQEAASNAVTEAARTVDHITGVEVINWTAAVSGQEIKDYKANVKVAFVVDGNRQGQGQSQGQSQSQGQGQSQGQGQSQSQGQGQGQGHSPSQRSPF; encoded by the coding sequence GTGACTGTGGTGAAGGTATTGGAGCTCGTCGGGGAGTCCAAGAACAGCTGGCAGGAAGCGGCTTCGAACGCGGTGACCGAGGCCGCTCGGACGGTCGACCACATCACCGGGGTCGAGGTCATCAACTGGACCGCGGCTGTCAGCGGGCAGGAGATTAAGGATTACAAGGCCAACGTCAAGGTCGCCTTCGTGGTCGACGGGAACCGCCAGGGTCAGGGACAGAGTCAGGGACAGAGCCAGAGCCAGGGTCAGGGACAGAGTCAGGGCCAGGGACAGAGCCAGAGCCAGGGTCAGGGCCAGGGTCAGGGCCACAGCCCGAGCCAGAGATCGCCTTTCTGA
- a CDS encoding SpoVA/SpoVAEb family sporulation membrane protein: MTTATKEQQTSYTRLLKKHRPNPPVLRNALAAFITGGAISAIGQVVMSFFLGRGLLPAEATVWTAGAMIFLGSLLTAIGVYDLIGRWGGMGAALPITGFANAVVSPAMDFRREGWVLGLGAKMFVIAGPVIVFGVVTSVVVGLARILLWGVR; this comes from the coding sequence ATGACCACCGCAACGAAGGAACAACAAACCTCTTACACACGCCTGTTGAAGAAGCACCGGCCCAACCCGCCGGTGCTCCGCAATGCCCTGGCTGCCTTCATCACCGGTGGGGCCATCAGCGCCATCGGCCAAGTGGTGATGAGCTTCTTCCTCGGGCGCGGACTGCTGCCGGCGGAGGCGACCGTCTGGACCGCCGGGGCGATGATCTTCCTCGGCTCTCTGCTTACGGCCATCGGGGTCTATGACCTCATCGGGCGGTGGGGAGGGATGGGGGCGGCTTTGCCCATCACCGGATTCGCCAACGCCGTCGTCTCGCCGGCCATGGACTTCCGGCGGGAAGGATGGGTGCTCGGGCTGGGGGCCAAGATGTTTGTCATCGCCGGCCCGGTGATCGTCTTCGGCGTCGTCACGTCGGTCGTGGTCGGTTTGGCCCGCATCCTCCTGTGGGGAGTGCGCTGA